The genomic stretch TGTACAAGTGCTGCTTACACCACTGCACGCAAAGTGCTTACTTTAGAGTACAGTGGTGAAGATGGTAAGAATGTACAGCATGTAGACAACCCCTCCATTTTCTGAGCTCCTGACACTAAGATGTTTTGttaatgctgctttaatatCTTTCCACTACTAACTATGCAATTTATAATGATTAACAGGGCAGTAATGACTTTTTTGTTCTATCTGTCTTCCTTTTAAAATCCTAGTTCCCTCAGCTGAGGCACCCGTTCCTGTCCCTCTGCCGAGGCATGACCAAGACACAATAAAATGGAGCTGTTCTCAACACCAGAAGACGTGGATGAAGACAGAGCTTAAAGATCTCGAGCTGTGGCCTGGGTCTCGCGCAGTGCGTAACCCAGGGAACACAATTTCACTGTGGCGTCTTCCTGCACAGCCTCAGCTCATCAATACGGTGGCTGAGCTCCCATCCCCCAATTTCTTCCAGCTCCATCCATTTTTTATCTGGAAGCCTGAGAGTGACATCATGGCCAGGGTGAGAAACAATTACATCCTGCCATGTCTTCATAGCTGTCCTCATCCGCAGGTGGTCTCAGCTGGTGTGGGCAGGCCTCGGGTGATTGTTGGCACCAGTGGTCAATATTACATCTTGTCCTCACGACTCTGCTGCAAGGCTTGTCGCAGGAACTGGTTTGCTGACAGTCCGCAGTGGCTGGAGAAGCTGCCCAAGCTCTTTTTCAACCTTATGCCCGCATTTCTGACTTACAAAAAGGCCATCTGCAAGTCTGTGATGGATGATCTGAGGCGCACTGGCAAGTCACCAAATGATATGGCAAACCAGGTGAATGAGGTCATGCATCTCAAGTATGAGCGAGCTCACCTGGCCTACCTACAAACCACAGAAAGTGTCATGAATGCGGAGGCTGGCGTGTATGGACAGAGGACCATTGGGCAGTTCCTGAGGAAGGAAAACCAGTCTCGTGCTTTTGGCCAATATGAAGATCCCGATGGCTGGTGTGGAGTCTCCGTGTCAAGTCACTACCTGACTGACTGCCTTCTCAATGAGTACAGACGTCAAGAGCCATTCATGTCCAAACTCCTCCAGGGCACCTTTGGGCAGGTCTTCAGGTCTGACCACACCAGGAAGGTTGCACGTAAAGTGACGTTGGCATCTGGAGTCATGTCCAGTTATGCCGTCATGAACGAGAACTGGATGATTGTTTCCTGGGTGATGGTTCAGTCTGAGACTGAGAGGTCCTTGGAGCCGATGTACCAGGGAATGGCCAAGAGGTACAGCGACGCTGGAGTGGAAAAGGCAGGCTACCACTGGATGGACAGGTGAGAGCAGCCAACTTCTCTTTTCACAGTCATTCAAACTGGCAATGCTATGTCTAATTAACAAAAtgagtttgtttaaaaaaattgtATCTAAATTCTTCTGTATCTTTGTGCCTTAGGGATTGCTGTGCTGCGTTCAAGATCCCGGACAGCATCCCTGCTGAGCATTTGCGCTGGGATGCCTGGAAGACTACTCCTTCTGTTGTTGCTGGAGCCACCTCTGGACTGCTGGCAAACACTTGTGCCTCACGGTCACATTACAGCACCAACATAGTTGTGAAACTGGACTTGTTCCACTGCTTGAGGCGTTTTTCACGGGAGTGCACCTCTGAGCATCACCCTTTGTACAGCACTTTCTGCCAGCTCCTCTCCGCTGCCTTCTCTGTGGTGGATCAGGAGGACTTAAAGAGGCTCAAGGACGCTTATGAGTTCTGTGGCATCCATCCAGCCAATCCCACCAAACAACATACACGAGAGCACTGTAGGACCAAGATACCACAACCCACAGAGCTGCTGGACAGAGTGGAGAAAGTCCTGAAACATTTTCATCTAGCTACGGACCCCAACAACGTCCCACTCTTTAAGCCATCTATGCTGAAGTTGTGGCGCATACAGAGAGTGCACATTCTCCGTGGTTGCCTCAGTGACCCTGAACTCGCAGAGGGTATAATGTACCGGTATGGTGGCACTCTTCAGCTGAACCATGTTCCTGGTGAAGGCGCCAAAGTTCCAATATGGATCCCTGTCAGAGGTACATCACAGCAGGAGGGATACCATTTCCACCAGGCCCAGTGGGTCACGGGGACTCATGTCTCCACTGAATTGTTCCAGGCCCAGGGCATGACCGGGGTGGCACGGTGGAACTATCAACGGCTGGTGGACCTTAAGCAGCCAGGTGTCATCCTCCCTGCTGTGTTTGATCCAGCTTTATTAGTGGAGTTGAACTCTGCCTCTAAGACAGTGACTGGGCAAGACAAGTACCTTGCACTCCACCTCTCTGACAGAGACACCGGAGAGAGGTTTGGTCTAGAG from Clupea harengus unplaced genomic scaffold, Ch_v2.0.2, whole genome shotgun sequence encodes the following:
- the LOC122131437 gene encoding uncharacterized protein LOC122131437; this encodes MARVRNNYILPCLHSCPHPQVVSAGVGRPRVIVGTSGQYYILSSRLCCKACRRNWFADSPQWLEKLPKLFFNLMPAFLTYKKAICKSVMDDLRRTGKSPNDMANQVNEVMHLKYERAHLAYLQTTESVMNAEAGVYGQRTIGQFLRKENQSRAFGQYEDPDGWCGVSVSSHYLTDCLLNEYRRQEPFMSKLLQGTFGQVFRSDHTRKVARKVTLASGVMSSYAVMNENWMIVSWVMVQSETERSLEPMYQGMAKRYSDAGVEKAGYHWMDRDCCAAFKIPDSIPAEHLRWDAWKTTPSVVAGATSGLLANTCASRSHYSTNIVVKLDLFHCLRRFSRECTSEHHPLYSTFCQLLSAAFSVVDQEDLKRLKDAYEFCGIHPANPTKQHTREHCRTKIPQPTELLDRVEKVLKHFHLATDPNNVPLFKPSMLKLWRIQRVHILRGCLSDPELAEGIMYRYGGTLQLNHVPGEGAKVPIWIPVRGTSQQEGYHFHQAQWVTGTHVSTELFQAQGMTGVARWNYQRLVDLKQPGVILPAVFDPALLVELNSASKTVTGQDKYLALHLSDRDTGERFGLEYQEPGCRPVPLDWDKHRTQKRGEFAAVVPPSSVQAPGPAQALEATPPSSWTPPPGTPSPGPAPSSSWTPPPGTPSPGPAPSSSWTPPPGTPSPGPAPSVGHPLSALPKQEMSTDDLQEPPAAMELSYALPQRSSPRSARTGPIKSGGRVFVLDHTRWTPPMKSAVDCLLQKYHGEKDMLQRVDHDYADMVHRSASDPNSLLHPTTRLHISRYVKHLAKLINTKSSLNTSPEKLLLTQQLWHSLTEGSETVSVPVVTMGPAIYNPPLPASALSTPLSQELIDKIVEGIMKQQQQQQQQQQQQPQKKRQTKTCRACGQPKSQYETDGSSIHFFHQQGPVRYFYCSRRVHQIYAAEGLSDPTMPFEDFSQTEFYQRELEATRKRVEDMKDKKRKRPESQHKGRLCRFCHLELKQGPNSPHIHTGFPGVAGKYIYCPSKVYSLYRNKGMTKEMTWTEFQESPFYEAERQRWVEGKNK